One part of the Haliaeetus albicilla chromosome 27, bHalAlb1.1, whole genome shotgun sequence genome encodes these proteins:
- the IL4 gene encoding interleukin-4, translated as MSSPVPVLLTFLALSACQGHMAALLQTSTLLKESIRLLNDPEMKVSCDKMNVTNIFAGNKKVDDMEILCKATTVILEGHSCHKNLKGIYINLFKLVQMKSAVHKAPCPVAAGNTTSLHHFLKDLKRVLQRLVKDYSI; from the exons ATGAGCAGCCCGGTCCCGGTCCTGCTCACCTTCCTGGCGCTGTCAGCCTGCCAGGGCCACATGGCCGCTCTGCTGCAAACCTCCACCCTTCTGAAGGAGAGCATCAGGCTGCTGAACGACCCGGAGATGAAG GTTTCCTGTGACAAGATGAACGtgacaaatatttttgcagGCAATAag AAAGTTGACGACATGGAGATCTTATGCAAAGCCACCACAGTCATCTTGGAGGGCCACAGCTGCCACAAGAACCTGAAGGGCATTTACATCAACTTGTTCAAGCTGGTCCAAATGAAGAGCGCAGTCCACAAG GCACCATGTCCTGTAGCAGCAGGCAACACTACTTCACTGCATCATTTCCTAAAGGACTTAAAGAGAGTCCTCCAAAGATTAGTAAAAGACTATAGCATTTGA